A single Bacillota bacterium DNA region contains:
- a CDS encoding branched-chain amino acid ABC transporter permease encodes MGSGLVFGEIVQQIVNGLALGSIYALIALGYTMVYGIIRLINFAHGEIFMLGAYYGFFLITKFRVPFYFALPLAMALASLTGMTIERLVYKPLRRAPRIAALITAIGMSLFLQNLGLKLFEARPRPYPRVIRTVVWDVGGVIISNTQLIMLGTAIGLMLLLSYIVYRTKVGKAMRAVSFDKDAARLMGIDVDSIISVTFALGSALAAAGGILVGFYYNRIAPTMGVMYGLKAFVSAVVGGIGIVPGAMLGGMIMGVAEVFVIAWVSSMLKDAIAFAILIVILLVKPAGLLGRAVREKV; translated from the coding sequence TTGGGTAGTGGCCTGGTTTTCGGCGAGATAGTCCAGCAGATAGTGAACGGACTGGCCCTGGGCAGCATCTACGCCTTGATCGCCCTTGGCTACACGATGGTCTATGGTATTATTCGACTCATAAACTTCGCCCACGGTGAGATCTTCATGCTAGGGGCGTACTACGGGTTCTTCTTGATCACGAAGTTCCGAGTGCCGTTCTACTTCGCGCTCCCTTTGGCGATGGCGCTCGCGTCACTGACAGGCATGACCATCGAGCGGCTCGTGTATAAACCTCTTCGGCGGGCCCCCAGGATCGCGGCCCTGATCACCGCGATTGGCATGTCGCTGTTTCTGCAAAACCTTGGTTTGAAGCTCTTCGAAGCCAGGCCCCGGCCTTACCCGCGGGTCATCAGGACTGTCGTATGGGATGTCGGTGGCGTGATAATCTCCAATACCCAGCTGATCATGTTGGGAACCGCCATCGGGCTGATGCTTCTTCTGAGCTACATCGTCTACAGGACTAAAGTGGGCAAGGCGATGAGAGCTGTGTCCTTCGACAAGGATGCGGCGAGGCTCATGGGTATCGACGTAGACTCCATCATCAGTGTCACTTTCGCCCTCGGGTCTGCACTGGCTGCTGCTGGAGGGATACTGGTTGGGTTCTACTACAATCGTATTGCCCCGACGATGGGAGTCATGTATGGCCTCAAGGCGTTTGTTTCTGCCGTCGTGGGAGGCATCGGGATTGTGCCCGGAGCCATGCTGGGCGGCATGATCATGGGCGTCGCGGAGGTCTTCGTCATCGCATGGGTCTCATCGATGCTGAAGGATGCCATTGCGTTCGCGATCCTGATAGTGATCCTGCTCGTGAAGCCCGCGGGCCTGCTGGGCCGGGCCGTAAGAGAGAAAGTGTAG
- a CDS encoding ABC transporter substrate-binding protein, translated as MVKKFAVIAFLFVLAFSTMALGAEEIKIGLVTPLTGDVATFGISTKNAVLLWEKEVNARGGILGNPVKVYWEDDKNTPSETANAVSKLINQNKVHVIIGSVASKCTLAGAPIADAAKVPMISPTSTNEAVTKVGPYIFRACFIDPFQGLVMAKFALETIKAKTAAMVYDIGNDYTKGLAENFKKAFEAGGGKVVASETYGVGESDFSAQLTKIKRLDPDVIFLPDYYNTVGLITRQARQLGIRKAVFLGGDGWDSSELVPIAGDSIEGGFFSNHYAPGSTDPVPMAFLKAYEAAYKSAPDALAALAYDACLIVENAIRRAGKLDRTAIRDAMATTKDLVAVSGRMTLDENRNPIKSAVVLEVKNGKFVYKTTVNP; from the coding sequence GTGGTCAAGAAGTTTGCTGTAATTGCGTTTCTGTTTGTACTTGCTTTCAGTACGATGGCCCTGGGGGCCGAGGAGATCAAGATCGGACTCGTGACTCCACTTACCGGTGACGTCGCAACTTTCGGCATCTCCACCAAGAACGCCGTGCTCCTCTGGGAGAAGGAAGTCAACGCGCGCGGCGGCATACTGGGCAACCCCGTGAAGGTCTACTGGGAGGACGACAAGAACACCCCATCTGAGACCGCAAACGCAGTGTCCAAGCTCATCAACCAGAACAAAGTACACGTCATCATAGGGTCCGTCGCAAGCAAGTGCACCCTTGCGGGCGCCCCCATCGCCGATGCCGCCAAGGTGCCGATGATTTCTCCGACTTCCACCAACGAAGCAGTCACAAAGGTCGGTCCGTACATCTTCCGCGCCTGCTTCATCGACCCGTTCCAGGGGCTGGTCATGGCGAAGTTCGCTCTTGAGACCATTAAGGCCAAGACCGCTGCGATGGTGTACGACATCGGGAATGACTACACCAAAGGCTTGGCTGAGAACTTCAAGAAGGCGTTCGAGGCTGGCGGCGGCAAGGTCGTGGCAAGCGAGACCTACGGGGTCGGCGAGTCCGACTTCTCCGCACAGCTGACCAAGATCAAGAGGCTCGATCCAGACGTTATCTTCCTGCCTGACTACTACAACACTGTGGGCCTGATTACCAGGCAGGCCAGACAGCTCGGGATCAGGAAGGCCGTGTTCCTCGGCGGTGATGGTTGGGATTCTTCCGAGCTCGTGCCGATCGCCGGAGACTCAATCGAAGGTGGGTTCTTCTCGAACCACTATGCCCCGGGCTCGACCGACCCTGTCCCGATGGCGTTCCTCAAGGCCTACGAGGCTGCCTACAAGTCCGCGCCGGACGCGCTCGCCGCGCTGGCCTACGATGCTTGCCTGATCGTGGAGAACGCGATCAGGCGAGCGGGCAAGCTGGATCGTACGGCCATCCGTGACGCGATGGCGACCACGAAGGACCTCGTCGCTGTCTCCGGCCGGATGACGCTCGATGAGAACCGCAACCCGATCAAGAGCGCCGTTGTGTTGGAGGTCAAGAACGGGAAGTTCGTCTACAAGACAACAGTCAACCCGTAG